Proteins encoded in a region of the Trypanosoma brucei gambiense DAL972 chromosome 4, complete sequence genome:
- a CDS encoding cardiolipin synthetase, putative, whose product MTFNGRFRATLRGINIRNASMTSLSLTGSHAQKQTVLGSTPGALDTIPTVALNGVNPLPRYRHNLLFGTLSFGDRWDRIQRRLAVLGRASTGNVVVPFSDSADAFRRMWESVDSASDSVLWQTYICKDDFVGRKTVKKLEEAHRRGCKTELLYDCGGNITGRRRLVGDLKKSGANVIEHRPMWEHFFPYFLRGMKWELSPGIRNHRKILIVDNKLGFCGGLNIGDEYCGTSEGGNGRFRDTHCVVMGPAVMHMREVYEDTKAPKPWKWSLARWRQIASATMNLRYLEGMNVKHDYLEPTTTFVRQGGGVYLRRQMERAERSTVRMMERMRWKRQRERLNRCLLTLAKNLREGQGLVFKASTGKGDDVATTDAGSKRNDEVSHGQWKLMKRRIDEYRQRAIKNAEESFFRRLRVVNPSMRLLEDTSPVAEAEAYGQAHAAVTQVLSCNPHSRDWSIPYAFWQVSKFVHQRLWVTTPYYMPHRKLMRALQLAARRGVDVRILAGSNRTTDPWFMWYASNYITGMLMASGVRVYEYKGGQVMHAKTVVADSIWTSIGSYNWDMMSNKNMEICVCHLDHNLALTMEKQFLDDMNVSEEVNYEEYQRRSLWLRFSSWFFYTALRIAEKFTFRTFWDPDLSSEID is encoded by the coding sequence ATGACCTTCAATGGAAGGTTTCGTGCGACGCTGCGCGGCATCAATATTAGAAATGCTTCAATGACTTCGTTGTCATTGACAGGAAGTCATGCACAAAAGCAGACGGTTTTAGGGAGCACTCCGGGGGCATTGGACACAATACCGACAGTGGCCCTTAACGGAGTGAACCCACTGCCCCGTTACCGGCACAATCTGTTGTTTGGTACACTTTCATTTGGAGATCGCTGGGATCGTATTCAGCGTCGGTTGGCTGTTCTTGGGCGGGCGTCTACTGGAAATGTGGTAGTTCCGTTTAGTGACAGTGCTGACGCTTTCCGACGTATGTGGGAGTCTGTCGATTCTGCCAGTGATTCGGTCCTGTGGCAAACGTACATTTGCAAGGACGATTTCGTCGGGCGAAAAACGGTCAAGAAGTTAGAGGAAGCGCATCGTCGCGGGTGTAAAACAGAGTTGCTGTACGACTGCGGGGGAAACATAACTGGACGCAGGCGGCTGGTGGGTGACCTCAAAAAGTCTGGAGCTAACGTCATTGAACATCGTCCCATGTGGgaacattttttcccctacTTCCTCAGGGGGATGAAGTGGGAGCTCAGTCCAGGTATACGTAACCACAGAAAAATCCTTATCGTCGACAACAAGTTGGGTTTCTGTGGTGGCCTCAATATTGGGGACGAGTACTGCGGTACGAGTGAGGGTGGAAATGGACGCTTTAGGGATACACATTGTGTCGTCATGGGTCCCGCTGTGATGCACATGCGCGAAGTATACGAAGATACAAAGGCGCCAAAGCCATGGAAATGGAGCTTAGCCCGGTGGCGACAGATTGCATCAGCCACAATGAACCTTCGGTACCTTGAGGGAATGAACGTGAAACATGACTACCTGGAGCCCACCACGACGTTTGTGCGCCAGGGCGGCGGTGTTTACCTCCGCCGCCAGATGGAGAGAGCGGAACGTAGCACAGTCCGTATGATGGAACGGATGCGATGGAAACGGCAGCGTGAGCGCCTGAATCGATGTCTGCTTACGCTCGCGAAAAACCTTCGCGAGGGGCAGGGGCTTGTATTCAAAGCCTCAACAGGTAAAGGCGATGACGTGGCAACCACGGATGCGGGAAGCAAGAGAAACGATGAGGTGTCTCATGGGCAATGGAAACTGATGAAGCGCCGCATCGACGAGTACCGCCAGCGTGCAATTAAAAACGCCGAGGAATCCTTTTTCCGTAGGTTGAGGGTGGTTAACCCATCGATGCGCCTCCTTGAAGACACCTCACCCGTTGCGGAAGCTGAGGCATATGGTCAAGCGCATGCCGCTGTGACGCAGGTGCTCTCCTGTAATCCCCACTCACGTGACTGGTCCATTCCTTATGCCTTTTGGCAAGTGTCAAAGTTTGTTCACCAGAGATTGTGGGTTACCACTCCTTATTATATGCCTCACAGGAAGTTAATGCGTGCCCTTCAGTTGGCTGCTCGCCGTGGTGTCGATGTCCGCATCCTCGCAGGAAGCAACCGGACAACAGACCCATGGTTCATGTGGTATGCATCGAATTATATCACGGGTATGCTAATGGCATCGGGGGTTCGCGTCTACGAATATAAGGGAGGGCAGGTGATGCACGCTAAAACAGTGGTAGCGGACAGCATATGGACCTCCATCGGGAGTTACAACTGGGACATGATGAGCAATAAGAATATGGAAATTTGTGTTTGCCACCTGGACCACAATTTGGCTCTAACTATGGAAAAGCAGTTTCTTGACGACATGAATGTGAGCGAGGAGGTGAACTATGAAGAATATCAACGGCGCTCCTTGTGGCTACGGTTCTCCTCGTGGTTTTTCTACACCGCTTTGCGGATCGCGGAGAAGTTCACGTTTCGAACCTTCTGGGATCCCGATCTCTCCTCCGAGATAGACTAG
- a CDS encoding ubiquitin, putative, with the protein MVSIGCVVLRWLRGGRLTRGEMKEVKGRSKNEIGTRRQKVMKK; encoded by the coding sequence ATGGTTTCTATCGGCTGCGTCGTGCTCAGATGGTTAAGAGGGGGAAGATTGACCAGAGGagaaatgaaggaagttaaAGGCCGTTCAAAGAACGAAATTGGTACAAGGAGGCAAAAAGTCATGAAAAAATAG
- a CDS encoding ubiquitin, putative produces the protein MLLKVKTVSNKVIQITSLTDDNTIAELKGKLEESEGIPGNMIRLVYQGKQLEDEKRLKDYQMSAGATFHMVVALRAGC, from the coding sequence ATGCTTCTTAAGGTGAAGACTGTAAGCAACAAGGTTATTCAAATTACCTCACTTACTGATGATAACACAATAGCGGAGTTGAAGGGTAAGTTAGAAGAGTCAGAAGGCATTCCTGGGAATATGATCCGCCTTGTGTATCAAGGAAAGCAATTGGAGGATGAGAAGCGGCTGAAAGATTACCAAATGTCCGCCGGTGCGACATTTCACATGGTGGTGGCCCTGCGCGCGGGTTGCTGA